A single window of Rubripirellula lacrimiformis DNA harbors:
- a CDS encoding amidohydrolase family protein has product MMFSNSPIRVLAFACITVMGTTLTANDQIPGRPQSRPILIRGATIHPVDSAVIETGSILFDQGRIVAVGESVDEPQDAQVIDGSGKHVYPGLIESMTDLGLREILSVGETVDSQERGDRNPNVRSWVAVNPDSELIPVARAGGVLIAHVSPGGPFVRGQTAVMQLDGWTAAEMNLRAPAGLSVQWDALMPRDNDAAAEAKKRDEKLRDLDQWFDQAERYGKAVEAGEIDVDSDLRLAALLPVLRRQQPMFVEANRQASIESAVAYAVGRDIDLVIYGGYDAESCANLLKRYHVPVIVAGTYRLPMHRDDPYDAPYTLPDRLRRAGVTFSICGEGPGYPGGSSNARNLPYHAANAVAYGLPADKAIEAITLTAAKILGVDDRIGSLTVGKDATLIVCDGDILQTQTQVTDAYIGGRTVDLTSRHTMLFQKYRKKYLAD; this is encoded by the coding sequence ATGATGTTTTCAAATAGTCCAATACGTGTCCTAGCCTTCGCATGCATCACGGTCATGGGAACGACCCTGACCGCCAACGATCAGATTCCCGGACGGCCACAGTCGCGTCCAATCCTGATCCGCGGGGCGACGATTCATCCTGTCGATAGCGCCGTGATCGAAACCGGATCGATCCTGTTTGACCAAGGTCGAATTGTCGCGGTCGGGGAATCCGTGGATGAACCCCAGGACGCGCAAGTGATCGACGGCAGTGGCAAACATGTCTACCCGGGGCTGATCGAGTCGATGACCGACCTGGGGCTGCGAGAGATCTTGTCGGTTGGCGAGACCGTCGATTCGCAGGAACGCGGCGATCGAAATCCGAACGTCCGGTCCTGGGTCGCGGTGAACCCTGACAGCGAACTGATCCCGGTCGCCCGTGCCGGCGGTGTGCTGATCGCGCACGTGTCCCCCGGTGGCCCTTTTGTGCGTGGGCAAACCGCCGTGATGCAATTGGACGGATGGACAGCTGCGGAAATGAATCTGCGTGCACCGGCCGGTCTAAGCGTTCAGTGGGATGCGCTGATGCCCAGGGACAACGACGCTGCGGCCGAGGCCAAAAAGCGAGACGAGAAACTGCGAGACTTGGATCAGTGGTTTGATCAAGCCGAACGTTACGGCAAGGCGGTGGAAGCCGGCGAGATCGATGTCGATTCGGATCTGCGGTTGGCGGCACTGTTGCCCGTCCTGCGTCGACAGCAACCGATGTTTGTGGAAGCCAACCGCCAGGCTTCGATTGAATCTGCGGTTGCCTACGCGGTGGGCCGTGACATCGATCTGGTGATCTATGGCGGTTACGATGCCGAATCCTGTGCCAATCTGTTGAAACGCTATCACGTGCCGGTGATCGTTGCCGGAACCTATCGATTGCCGATGCATCGCGATGATCCCTACGATGCTCCGTACACGTTGCCCGATCGGCTGCGCCGCGCGGGAGTGACGTTTTCCATCTGTGGCGAAGGACCTGGATATCCCGGTGGATCATCCAATGCTCGTAATTTGCCGTATCATGCGGCCAATGCGGTTGCCTACGGATTGCCAGCGGACAAAGCGATCGAGGCGATCACATTGACCGCCGCAAAGATATTGGGGGTGGACGATCGAATCGGTTCGCTGACGGTCGGCAAAGACGCGACGCTGATCGTGTGCGACGGCGATATCCTGCAAACGCAGACTCAAGTGACGGATGCTTACATCGGTGGGCGAACGGTCGATTTGACAAGCCGGCACACGATGCTGTTCCAAAAGTACCGCAAGAAGTACTTGGCGGACTGA